A genomic segment from Corylus avellana chromosome ca5, CavTom2PMs-1.0 encodes:
- the LOC132180368 gene encoding benzaldehyde dehydrogenase, mitochondrial-like has product MATQKLSSLLSVSTTSASLRSLGRHFSWGRGINRFSTSVAIEEPITPPVQIDHTQLLIDGKFVDAASGKTFPTLDPRTGEVIAHVSEGDSEDVNRAVSAARKAFDEGPWPKMTPYERSRILFRFADLLEKHNDEVAALETWDNGKPYEQAANVEIPMVIRLFRYYAGWADKIHGLTVPADGPYHVQTLHEPIGVAGQIVPWNFPLLMYAWKVGPALACGNTIVLKTAEQTPLSAIYVSKLFLEAGLPPGVLNLISGFGPTAGAAICSHMDVDKLAFTGSTNTGKIVLELASKSNLKPVTLELGGKSPIIVCEDADIDLAVEHAHSALFFNQGQCCCAGSRTFVHERVYDEFVEKAKARALKRVVGDPFKKGVEQGPQIDAVQFKKILNYIKSGIESGATLESGGDSVGSKGYYIQPTVFSNVQDDMLIAKDEIFGPVQSILKFQTLDEVIRRANASRYGLAAGVFTKNINTANTLTRALKAGTIWINCYIVFDAAIPFGGYKMSGHGREKGIYSLSNYLQVKAVVTPLENPAWL; this is encoded by the exons ATGGCAACTCAAAAGCTCTCGTCTCTGCTTTCTGTTTCTACTACTTCTGCTTCTTTACGTTCTTTGG GTCGTCATTTTAGCTGGGGAAGAGGCATTAATAGGTTTAGTACCTCTGTTGCTATTGAGGAACCAATAACTCCACCTGTTCAAATAGATCATACTCAACTTCTCATTGATGGAAAATTTGTTGATGCTGCGTCAG GAAAAACTTTTCCAACCCTGGATCCCAGGACAGGAGAGGTGATTGCCCATGTTTCTGAAGGTGACTCTGAAGATGTAAACCGTGCTGTCTCGGCTGCTCGCAAGGCATTTGATGAGGGGCCATGGCCAAAGATGACACCTTAT GAAAGATCACGTATATTATTTCGCTTTGCTGATTTACTGGAAAAGCACAATGATGAAGTTGCAGCACTTGAAACTTGGGATAATGGGAAGCCTTACGAACAGGCTGCAAATGTTGAAATCCCAATGGTCATACGCTTATTTCGATATTATGCTG GTTGGGCAGATAAGATTCATGGACTCACAGTTCCAGCTGATGGGCCTTACCATGTCCAGACCCTGCATGAACCCATTGGTGTTGCAGGGCAGATTGTTCCATGGAATTTTCCTCTTCTCATGTATGCTTGGAAGGTTGGGCCTGCTTTAGCTTGTGGTAACACAATAGTACTGAAGACTGCAGAGCAAACACCATTGTCTGCTATTTATGTGTCAAAGTTATTCCTTGAG GCTGGACTTCCTCCTGGTGTTTTAAATTTGATCTCTGGCTTCGGTCCGACTGCTGGTGCAGCTATTTGCAGTCATATGGATGTTGACAAG CTTGCTTTCACCGGTTCAACCAACACTGGTAAGATTGTACTTGAGCTGGCTTCAAAAAGCAATCTTAAGCCAGTGACTTTGGAGCTTGGAGGAAAATCTCCTATCATTGTGTGTGAGGATGCTGACATTGATCTGGCTGTTGAGCACGCACATTCTGCTCTGTTCTTTAATCAG GGCCAGTGTTGCTGTGCTGGATCTCGCACTTTTGTTCATGAACGAGTATACGATGAATTCGTAGAGAAAGCAAAAGCACGAGCTTTGAAACGTGTAGTTGGAGATCCTTTCAAGAAGGGGGTTGAGCAAGGTCCACAG ATCGATGCAGTGCAATTCAAAAAGATCCTCAACTACATTAAGTCAGGCATTGAAAGTGGTGCTACTCTTGAATCTGGAGGTGATAGTGTTGGCTCCAAGGGCTATTATATTCAGCCCACTGTTTTCTCAAATGTTCAG GATGACATGTTGATTGCAAAGGATGAGATCTTTGGCCCAGTGCAGTCCATCTTAAAATTCCA GACTCTTGATGAGGTGATTCGGAGGGCGAATGCAAGTCGGTATGGGCTGGCTGCCGGAGTTTTTACTAAGAACATTAACACTGCCAACACGTTGACTCGTGCATTGAAAGCTGGGACAATATGGATTAACTGCTATATAGTTTTTGATGCTGCAATTCCTTTTGGTGGGTACAAGATGAGTGGACATGGAAGAGAGAAGGGCATTTACAGCCTTAGTAACTATTTGCAAGTTAAGGCTGTTGTTACTCCTTTGGAGAATCCAGCATGGTTGTAA
- the LOC132182204 gene encoding benzaldehyde dehydrogenase, mitochondrial-like, which yields KILNYIKSGIESGATLESGGDSVGSKGYYIQPTVFSNVQDDMLIAKDEIFGPVQSILKFQTLDEVIRRANASRYGLAAGVFTKNINTANTLTRALKAGTIWINCYIVFDAAIPFGGYKMSGHGREKGIYSLSNYLQVKAVVTPLENPAWL from the exons AAGATCCTCAACTACATTAAGTCAGGCATTGAAAGTGGTGCTACTCTTGAATCTGGAGGTGATAGTGTTGGCTCCAAGGGCTATTATATTCAGCCCACTGTTTTCTCAAATGTTCAG GATGACATGTTGATTGCAAAGGATGAGATCTTTGGCCCAGTGCAGTCCATCTTAAAATTCCA GACTCTTGATGAGGTGATTCGGAGGGCGAATGCAAGTCGGTATGGGCTGGCTGCCGGAGTTTTTACTAAGAACATTAACACTGCCAACACGTTGACTCGTGCATTGAAAGCTGGGACAATATGGATTAACTGCTATATAGTTTTTGATGCTGCAATTCCTTTTGGTGGGTACAAGATGAGTGGACATGGAAGAGAGAAGGGCATTTACAGCCTTAGTAACTATTTGCAAGTTAAGGCTGTTGTTACTCCTTTGGAGAATCCAGCATGGTTGTAA
- the LOC132181122 gene encoding benzaldehyde dehydrogenase, mitochondrial-like (The sequence of the model RefSeq protein was modified relative to this genomic sequence to represent the inferred CDS: added 45 bases not found in genome assembly) produces the protein MATQKLSSLLSVSTTSASLRSLGRYFSWGRGINRFSTSVSIEEPITPPVQIDHTQLLINGQFVDAASGKTFPTLDPRTGEVIARVSEGDSEDVNRAVSAARKAFDQGPWPKMTPYERSRIIFRFADLMEKHSDEIAALETWDNGKPYEQAANVEIPMVIRIFRYYAGWADKIHGLTVPADGPYHVQTLHEPIGVAGQIVPWNFPLLIYAWKVGPALACGNTIVLKAAELTPLSALYVSNLFLEAGLPPGVLNLVSGFGLTVGAALCSHMDVDKLSFTGSTNTGKLVLELAAKSNLKPVTLELGGKSPIIVCEDADIDLAVEHAHSAVFFNQGQCCCAGSRTFVHERVYDEFVEKSKARALKRVVGDPFKKGVEHGPQIDEVQFKKILNYIRSGIESGATLESGGESVGSKGYYIQPTVFSNVQDDMLIANDEIFGPVQSILKFQTLDEVIRRANTTQYGLAAGVFTKNINTANTFARALRAGTVWINCYLVFDAAIPFGGYKMSGHGRVKGIYSLSNYLQVKAVVTPLENPAWL, from the exons tctgcttctttacGTTCCTTGG GTCGTTATTTTAGCTGGGGAAGAGGCATTAATAGGTTTAGTACCTCTGTTTCTATTGAGGAACCAATAACTCCACCTGTTCAAATAGATCATACTCAACttctcataaatggacaatttgtTGATGCTGCGTCAG GAAAAACTTTTCCAACCCTGGATCCCAGGACAGGAGAGGTGATTGCCCGTGTTTCTGAAGGTGACAGTGAAGATGTAAACCGTGCTGTCTCGGCTGCTCGCAAGGCATTTGATCAGGGGCCATGGCCAAAGATGACACCTTAT GAAAGATCACGTATAATATTTCGCTTTGCTGATTTAATGGAAAAGCACAGTGATGAAATTGCAGCACTTGAAACTTGGGATAATGGGAAGCCTTATGAACAGGCTGCAAATGTTGAAATCCCAATGGTCATACGCATATTTCGATATTATGCTG GTTGGGCAGATAAGATTCATGGACTCACGGTTCCAGCTGATGGGCCTTACCATGTCCAGACCCTGCATGAACCCATTGGTGTCGCAGGGCAGATTGTTCCATGGAATTTTCCTCTTCTGATTTATGCTTGGAAGGTTGGGCCTGCCTTAGCATGTGGTAACACAATAGTACTGAAGGCAGCAGAGCTAACACCATTGTCTGCTCTTTATGTGTCAAACTTATTCCTTGAG GCTGGACTTCCTCCTGGTGTTTTAAATTTGGTGTCTGGCTTCGGTCTGACTGTTGGTGCGGCTCTTTGCAGTCATATGGATGTTGACAAG CTTTCTTTCACGGGGTCAACCAACACTGGTAAGCTTGTACTTGAGCTGGCTGCAAAAAGCAATCTTAAGCCAGTGACTTTGGAGCTTGGAGGAAAATCTCCTATCATTGTGTGTGAGGATGCTGACATTGATCTGGCTGTTGAGCACGCACATTCTGCTGTGTTCTTTAATCAG GGCCAGTGTTGCTGTGCTGGATCTCGCACTTTTGTGCATGAACGTGTATATGATGAATTTGTAGAGAAATCAAAAGCACGAGCTTTGAAGCGTGTAGTTGGAGATCCTTTCAAGAAGGGGGTTGAACATGGTCCTCAG ATCGATGAAGTGCAATTCAAAAAGATACTCAACTACATTAGGTCAGGCATTGAAAGTGGTGCTACTCTTGAATCTGGAGGTGAAAGTGTTGGCTCCAAGGGCTATTATATTCAGCCCACTGTTTTCTCAAATGTTCAG GATGACATGCTGATTGCGAACGATGAGATCTTTGGCCCAGTGCAGTCCATCTTAAAATTCCA GACTCTTGATGAGGTGATTCGGAGGGCGAACACAACTCAGTATGGGCTGGCTGCCGGAGTTTTTACTAAGAACATTAACACTGCCAACACCTTTGCTCGTGCATTGCGAGCTGGGACCGTATGGATTAACTGCTATTTAGTTTTTGATGCTGCAATACCTTTTGGTGGGTACAAGATGAGTGGGCATGGAAGAGTGAAGGGGATTTACAGCCTTAGTAACTATTTGCAAGTTAAGGCTGTTGTTACTCCTTTGGAGAATCCAGCATGGTTGTAA
- the LOC132180369 gene encoding UDP-glycosyltransferase 90A1-like: MSSNSETQAHHVVLFPFMSKGHTIPILHLAHLLLRRGHAVTVFTTVANRPFIDHSIAHTSASVVDLPFPQNVADDIPAGIESTDKLPSMSLFYSFANCTKHMQPAFERAIETLPRVNFIVSDWFLWWTLESASKFNIPRFVYHGMSYYSAAVNWAVFPNRLLFGPESDDELITVDPFPWVKVTRNDFEQQFREPEPKGLDFEFFMNAAMAQMNSYGVIFNSFHELEPFFVDYWNRECSPKAWSVGPLCLAERPKESHSKPSWVQWLDKKREQGSSVLYVAFGSQADISPAQLKEIAIGLEASKVNFLWVTRKTESEVLEGFEERVKDWGIVVREWVDQREILMHECVQGFLSHCGWNSVLESICAGVPILAWPMLAEQHLNARMVAEEIKVGLRVETVDGSVRGFVKWEGLQKMVRELMEGEMGKEARKKGNELAVMAKKAVDDGGSSCRTIDLLIHETCIV, from the coding sequence atgagttCCAACTCTGAAACACAAGCTCACCATGTGGTTCTCTTTCCCTTCATGTCCAAAGGCCACACCATCCCAATCCTCCACCTAGCCCATCTCCTCCTCCGCCGTGGCCACGCCGTCACCGTCTTCACCACCGTAGCCAACCGTCCATTCATCGATCACTCCATTGCTCACACTTCTGCCTCCGTCGTCGACCTTCCCTTCCCTCAAAACGTGGCTGACGACATCCCCGCTGGCATCGAGAGTACCGACAAACTGCCCTCGATGTCCCTGTTTTATTCATTTGCCAACTGTACCAAGCACATGCAGCCCGCCTTCGAACGAGCGATCGAGACTCTTCCACGTGTCAACTTCATTGTCTCTGATTGGTTCCTCTGGTGGACACTGGAGTCTGCCTCCAAATTCAACATCCCCCGGTTCGTATACCATGGTATGAGCTATTACTCCGCGGCTGTGAACTGGGCTGTGTTTCCGAATCGGCTTCTCTTTGGACCCGAGTCAGACGACGAGTTGATAACAGTGGATCCTTTTCCGTGGGTCAAAGTCACAAGAAATGACTTCGAACAGCAATTTAGGGAGCCGGAGCCAAAGGGTCTGGATTTTGAGTTCTTTATGAATGCTGCAATGGCACAAATGAACAGCTACGGCGTCATATTCAACAGTTTTCATGAGCTTGAGCctttttttgttgattattgGAATCGTGAGTGTTCACCCAAGGCCTGGTCCGTGGGGCCTCTTTGCCTGGCTGAGCGGCCAAAGGAATCCCACAGTAAGCCATCTTGGGTGCAGTGGCTGGACAAGAAGCGTGAGCAGGGGAGCTCTGTTCTGTACGTAGCCTTTGGGTCTCAGGCGGATATTTCCCCTGCACAACTCAAAGAAATAGCAATTGGGTTGGAGGCATCCAAGGTGAATTTCTTGTGGGTGACAAGAAAGACTGAGTCGGAGGTTTTAGAGGGGTTTGAGGAGAGAGTGAAAGACTGGGGAATTGTGGTGAGAGAGTGGGTTGACCAAAGGGAGATTTTGATGCACGAGTGCGTGCAGGGGTTCCTAAGCCACTGTGGGTGGAATTCTGTTCTGGAGAGCATATGCGCTGGAGTACCAATCCTGGCATGGCCGATGCTGGCAGAGCAACATTTGAATGCGAGAATGGTGGCAGAGGAGATAAAGGTGGGGCTGAGGGTTGAGACCGTTGATGGGTCAGTGAGAGGTTTTGTGAAGTGGGAGGGGTTGCAGAAAATGGTGAGGGAGTTGATGGAGGGAGAGATGGGGAAGGAGGCGAGGAAGAAGGGGAATGAGCTTGCCGTCATGGCCAAGAAGGCTGTAGACGACGGTGGATCATCCTGCCGCACCATAGACTTACTCATTCATGAGACGTGCATTGTGTAA
- the LOC132182334 gene encoding cyclic nucleotide-gated ion channel 18-like has translation MNRIISTSSSKLRHFRRQVTAKTDDDDDRHRSRYILWRYQILEPDSDIVTHWNHVFLITSLIALFIDPLYFYLPSIGGPACFSADTGLAIVVTLLRSVTDLFYLLHMILKFRTAFVAPSSRVFGRGELVMDGREIAMRYLKSDFIVDFAASLPIPQIVIWFVIPATRNSSSDPTNNALALFFLMQYVPRLFLIFPLNQSIIKTTGVVAKTAWAGAAYNLLLYILASHVLGAIWYISAIGRQFSCWKAECTKENAAGVLFCLPSYLDCHSVGQSERQYWLNITNVIATCDAKDEDVSFKFGIFADAFTNEVVSSPFVEKFLYCLWWGLRNLSSYGQTLETTTFLGETLFCIFICILGLVLSAFFIGNMQTYLQSMTVRLEEWRIKKRDTEQWMRHRQLPPDLQERVLRFVQYKWLATRGVNEESILLSLPLDLRREIQRHLCLALVRRVPFFSQMDDQLLDAICERLVSSLSTQGTYIVREGDPVKDMLFIIRGQLESSTTNGGRSGFFNSITLRPGDFCGEELLTWALMPNSSLNLPSSTRTVTALTEVEAFALRAEDLKFVSSQFKRLHSKKLQHAFRYYSHQWRTWGACFIQAAWRRYWKKKLAKDLTRQESFYYTSSPDRDSDYNDEVADGNFEDENGERSVKDNANNGQHLGATILASKFAANTRRGANQQKVLVGDPASTSLKMPQLFKPDEPDFSVDREDI, from the exons ATGAATAGGATAATCTCGACGTCAAGCTCCAAGCTCCGCCACTTCCGGCGACAAGTCACCGCCAAGaccgacgacgacgacgaccgGCACCGTTCCCGTTACATCCTATGGCGCTACCAAATCCTCGAACCGGACAGCGACATCGTCACCCACTGGAACCACGTCTTCCTCATCACCTCCCTCATCGCGCTCTTCATCGACCCTCTCTACTTCTACCTCCCCTCCATCGGCGGCCCCGCCTGCTTCTCCGCCGACACCGGGTTGGCGATCGTCGTCACTCTCCTCCGCTCCGTCACCGATCTTTTTTACTTGTTGCATATGATCTTGAAGTTCCGGACAGCGTTCGTTGCGCCCTCGTCTAGGGTTTTCGGGCGGGGCGAGCTGGTTATGGACGGCAGGGAGATCGCTATGCGGTACTTGAAGTCGGATTTCATCGTCGACTTCGCTGCGTCTCTTCCTATACCACAG ATTGTCATCTGGTTTGTAATTCCAGCAACGAGAAACTCCAGTTCTGATCCCACCAACAATGCTCtggctcttttttttcttatgcaATATGTTCCTAGGCTGTTTCTCATCTTCCCTTTGAATCAGAGTATTATAAAAACTACAGGTGTTGTTGCCAAGACTGCTTGGGCAGGAGCTGCATACAATCTCCTTCTTTACATACTAGCCAGTCAT GTATTAGGAGCTATCTGGTATATATCGGCCATAGGCCGGCAGTTCTCCTGCTGGAAAGCTGAATGTACCAAGGAGAATGCTGCAGGAGTACTGTTTTGCCTTCCTAGTTATTTAGATTGTCATAGTGTGGGACAATCTGAACGACAATACTGGCTAAACATCACTAACGTTATTGCCACTTGTGATGCAAAGGACGAAGACGTCAGTTTTAAGTTCGGAATATTTGCAGATGCTTTTACTAATGAAGTTGTTTCCTCACCTTTCGTTGAGAAGTTCTTATATTGTCTTTGGTGGGGTTTAAGAAATCTAAG TTCTTATGGACAGACTTTGGAGACGACCACATTTCTTGGGGAGacattattttgcattttcataTGCATTCTCGGTTTAGTTCTGTCCGCATTTTTTATTGGCAACATGCAG ACTTATTTGCAATCAATGACGGTAAGACTTGAAGAATGGAGGATTAAGAAAAGAGATACTGAGCAGTGGATGAGGCACCGCCAGTTACCTCCGGATTTGCAAGAACGTGTTCTTCGGTTTGTTCAATACAAATGGCTCGCCACAAGAGGAGTTAATGAAGAATCTATATTGCTTTCATTGCCCTTGGACCTCCGTCGTGAAATTCAACGGCATTTATGTCTTGCCCTTGTTCGTCGT GTCCCTTTCTTCTCACAAATGGATGACCAACTTCTTGATGCCATATGTGAACGCCTGGTCTCATCCTTGAGCACACAAGGCACATATATTGTTCGAGAGGGTGATCCAGTAAAGGACATGCTGTTTATCATTAGAGGACAACTGGAGAGCTCAACAACTAATGGAGGAAGGTCCGGGTTCTTCAACTCCATCACCCTCAGACCTGGTGACTTCTGCGGTGAGGAATTACTGACATGGGCCTTAATGCCCAACTCCAGCCTCAACCTTCCTTCTTCAACTCGAACCGTTACAGCCCTAACTGAAGTTGAAGCTTTCGCTCTGCGAGCCGAGGATCTTAAATTTGTTTCCAGTCAGTTCAAGCGCCTCCACAGCAAGAAACTTCAGCACGCATTCAGGTACTATTCCCATCAATGGAGGACATGGGGTGCTTGCTTTATACAAGCTGCTTGGAGAAGATATTGGAAGAAGAAGCTGGCAAAGGACTTGACCAGGCAAGAGAGCTTCTACTATACGTCAAGCCCTGACCGAGATAGTGACTACAATGATGAGGTAGCAGATGGGAATTTTGAGGATGAGAATGGTGAGAGATCAGTAAAGGACAATGCAAACAATGGCCAGCATCTTGGGGCCACAATCCTGGCCTCCAAGTTTGCTGCAAATACAAGAAGAGGGGCTAACCAGCAGAAAGTTCTGGTGGGTGACCCTGCTTCAACAAGCTTAAAGATGCCCCAGTTGTTTAAGCCAGATGAACCTGATTTCTCTGTAGATCGAGAGGATATTTAG